The DNA sequence CCCGCCAGCGCGGTACGCACCGCGTGCCGGCTGCCCGCCGGGATCCAGACGACCAGGCGGTAGTCGCGGTGGAACCGGGCCACGTACTCGCGGGCCAGCGTGCTCTTGCCGGCGGCCAGCGGGCCGCGTACCCACACCGGCTGACCGCCCGGGCTCGCGAGCAGCAGGTCCCGCAGCTCGCTCAGCTCACGGTCCCGGCCGAGGAACAGCCGCGGTCGCTCGGGCAGGTGGAACATCTTCCTGGACTGCTCGTCCCGGCCCGGGAAACCCACCCGCCAGGGCCGGTCCAGCGGCGACGGTTTGAGCGCGGCCAGTCCCAGCGCCGCGCGCAGGCGTCGGCGTGCCTCCTGCTCGTCGCAGTCGAAGAGGTCCACCGGCCGACCGGCCGGGGGTGGCCCGGACGGCACGGTACGCAGCACCAGCAGCTCCGTGCCCGGCCGCCCCGCCACCTCCCCGGTCAACGCGTCGAGCCACGCCTCGTCGTCCTCCTCGACGGCGGGGAGGGCCGCGCGGTGCGCGGTGGGATCCGGGGCGACCGCCAGCACGGTGGCCGGGCCGGGCGCGGCCGGGCCGCGTGGGCGCCAGGGCCGGACCCGGATCTCGAGCTCGGTCAGCTCCGCGCCCAGCCAGTCGGCCCACGGTCGCTGCCGTTCCGGGGTGGCCACGAACACCTCACCGACGTTCTCGGCGAGCGGCCGGCTGAGCCCGAACCGGTAACGCGCCCGGACCGGCTCCGCCTCCGGCTCGGCCCGTTCCAGCTCACCGTGTGTCAGCAGGCGCAGCAGCTCGCCGTACGCGGTCAGCACCGACGCGCGGTGCGGGGACTCCTCCAGCAGCGGGGCGAGCGGCTGGCCCTCCGGGCCGCCGGGGATGGCGACCTGCCAGAAGTCCACGCCCAACGCCGGCTCGTCCAGGGCGCCCCGGAAGCTCGACGCCACCTCGTCGGCGTGCCGGACGGCGGCCACCGAGTCGGCGGGGGCCGACTGCGTGGTGGCGGCGATGATCCGGACCCCGGCGGGAGCGCTGCGGTGCACCTGACGGGCCACGGCGGCGGCGGCGCCGAGCCGGGGCGCCCGGTAGGGGAAGCAGACGACGAGCGCGTCGCAGAGGACCGCCAGCCACTGGGCGACCGTGCCGGAGAAGTCGGCGGGGTCGAGCAGGACGTCGTCGTACTCGATGAACCGCAACTGCCGGCGCAGTTCGCTGCGCATCGTCCCGCCCAGGTCACCGCCGATCTCGGTCACCGGCGGCCAGGTCGCCGACTCGGGCACCCACACCACGTCGAGGTGACCGGCGGGGGCGGCGTAGCGCCGCAGGGTGGGCTGCCCGGTGGTGAACCCGGGCAGCGCGAACATCAGGTCGGTCAGCCCGCGCGGCAGGTGGTCGGTGAGCGGCGACTCACCGCTGTAGAAGGGGCTCAGGTGCTCGTGCACCCGGACCGCCCCCCGGCCGGCGTCCACCACGAGCACCCGGCGGCCGGCGCGCGCCAGCAGCCATGCCACGTTGCTGGCCACGTTGGTGCGCCCGGTCAGGCTCTCCGCGGCGACGAAGGCGGTCACCCTGGTCTCGGTCGCCCCCGGCTCGGGCCTCGACGCGGGCGTCCCGCGCACCGGGCCGTCCGGGAACCCGTCGATCGTCATGCCGTCCCCCCGTCGGACCCGGTGTCGGGTGCCGCCCACCGCCGCCGCGCGCCCGGATTGTCGGACTGGTTGCCGAACCAGAGGAACTCGGCGGTCGGGTCGCCGGTCTCGTCGATCAGCCGCCGCAGCGAACGGTGCAACTGCCCGCGCGGGATGGCGTCGAGGTCGGCCGGGTCGAGTTCCGCGACGTCGAGCAGTTGGGATATCAGTGCCCGGTCGCCACCACTCACCCGATCCGACATCTCCGGCCCAACCTTCGATCCATCGACACCACCACTCCGCACGGCACAGCCAGCGTTCCGGCAGTAACATATCGTAGCCTTCATCGATGTCCACCGTCGTCGCGGTGGGCCGCCGACTGGTCTGGGGAGGCCGCGCATGCGGACGGGCCGGTTCGAGATGCCCGTCGGCACGTTCCGGGCGATCGCCCGGGGAGGTGGTGGCCGGGCGGCGGTCCGGCGGTTGCTGGCGGTGCCGGTGAGCCGTAACCTGCTCGCGCTGCGCTCGGCCGTGATGCTCGCCACGGACCTCGGGCACCCGCACGCGCCGCTGGTCAACCACGCCTGGGAGCTCCTCGGCGAGCTGCGGCGGTCGGCTCCGGCGCCCACCCGCGCGGTGCTCGGCTACCCCACCGTGAGCGTCTGGGCGGCGGGCACGCTGCGGGCCCTGGGGCACGGCGACCGGGGGTCCGTCGACGACCCGGCGACGCTGGGCGCGGTGGTGGCCGCGGTGGCGCTGCGTGCCGGTGCGCGGGCCCGTGTCAGCTTCCCGACAAGCCCCTCCGGCGCGGTGGCGGTGACGCTGCCCGGCCTGGGACTCGTCCACCGAGGGCCGGGCGGCGGGGCCGGCCTGGCGGAGCTGACCGTGGACGGGGCGCGCGGCACGCTGACGCTCGACGGCGTGCCGGTGACCGGTCCGGGACCGTGCCCGCGGGCGACCGGCGGCGGCCCGGCGCCGGTCTGGCACCCCGTGCCCCGGCTACGGGCCCACGGGCACGGCCCACGGCTGCACCTGGACGACCTCTGGTCGCTGGCCCACCCCGCCGCGGTCGCGCCGGTCGACGCGACCCGGGCCGCCCGTTGGGCGACCCGGCTGTCCCCCGGCTGGCGGCTGCTGGCCATCCGGCACCGGCGGGCCGCCGCCGAGCTGACCGAGGCGATCTCCATGGTGATGCCGCTGGCCCGGGACGCGGCCGGCCGGCCCTGGGC is a window from the Micromonospora sp. DSM 45708 genome containing:
- a CDS encoding aKG-HExxH-type peptide beta-hydroxylase; the encoded protein is MRTGRFEMPVGTFRAIARGGGGRAAVRRLLAVPVSRNLLALRSAVMLATDLGHPHAPLVNHAWELLGELRRSAPAPTRAVLGYPTVSVWAAGTLRALGHGDRGSVDDPATLGAVVAAVALRAGARARVSFPTSPSGAVAVTLPGLGLVHRGPGGGAGLAELTVDGARGTLTLDGVPVTGPGPCPRATGGGPAPVWHPVPRLRAHGHGPRLHLDDLWSLAHPAAVAPVDATRAARWATRLSPGWRLLAIRHRRAAAELTEAISMVMPLARDAAGRPWAAVASGGTPDELTAPLISGTFPVAVGCVALSDGPGAAGPIAAALVHELAHNKLAALDHLFPLVEAAEPARHPAPWRAGARPLPALVQGLYAHVAVGEFWRRERHFGTTTGRHLAHAEFARLRGACREVTDLLRTADGLTGCGRLLVDQLDDVVDGWSGRRAGPTVTGRTGRRRLPRPAPPVSP